A genomic region of Paroedura picta isolate Pp20150507F chromosome 4, Ppicta_v3.0, whole genome shotgun sequence contains the following coding sequences:
- the DYNLT4 gene encoding dynein light chain Tctex-type 4 gives MADRPLALSQEAVAQFNQVMTNEDTESTSLKAGSIPILRNSQSTDMAPRSLLRLQSTEDGKAPFPPSRRSSILSILNAPFPSRRSSLATGGRRFSWMHFGRVSFSGLPLFEPIQETHYENTYKTQPDEGCRFNAFQTQQVLESILASYLGDTKYNPANSGQLAQNLSDLIRNRAKELTPPRYKLVCNVFLGQQANQGLQISSRSLWDVENDNFASATFTNSYLFAVATVHGLYFE, from the coding sequence ATGGCAGATAGGCCACTGGCACTATCCCAGGAAGCTGTGGCCCAATTCAACCAAGTCATGACAAACGAGGACACAGAGTCCACATCTCTGAAGGCAGGATCTATACCTATCCTCAGAAACTCTCAGTCCACAGACATGGCACCCAGGTCACTGTTGCGACTCCAGAGTACTGAAGATGGGAAGGCCCCTTTCCCACCATCTCGAAGAAGCTCCATCCTGAGCATCCTCAATGCTCCCTTTCCCAGCAGAAGAAGCTCTCTGGCTACCGGAGGCAGGCGCTTCTCCTGGATGCACTTTGGTCGAGTGAGTTTCTCTGGGCTACCCCTCTTTGAACCCATCCAGGAGACACATTATGAAAACACCTACAAGACCCAGCCAGATGAAGGATGCAGGTTTAATGCTTTCCAAACCCAGCAGGTCCTAGAATCTATTCTAGCCAGCTACCTTGGTGATACCAAATACAATCCTGCAAACAGTGGCCAGTTGGCTCAAAATCTGTCAGACCTCATCCGGAACAGAGCCAAAGAACTGACCCCACCCCGATATAAGCTAGTGTGTAATGTTTTTCTGGGCCAGCAGGCCAACCAAGGTCTGCAGATTTCCAGTCGATCCCTCTGGGATGTAGAGAATGACAACTTTGCATCTGCCACATTTACCAATTCTTACCTTTTTGCAGTGGCCACAGTACATGGATTATATTTTGAATGA